From the genome of Primulina eburnea isolate SZY01 chromosome 12, ASM2296580v1, whole genome shotgun sequence, one region includes:
- the LOC140807834 gene encoding cytochrome P450 714C2-like has protein sequence MEKLFISTSLLLILLALFTRIFISLVIKPRRIRGILKRQGIDGPPARILLGNIPEIRKSRDEAENTPPNHPNPPVIHNAAAVFPFFDQWKKQYGRLFRFALGNMQVIYVTDPDLVKEITTCTSLDLGRPAYQQRELGPLLGQGILSSNGPIWARQRKIMAPELYMDKVKGMIDIITESSLGLVSSWNQKFECPGEIVEFKVDEDMKRFSGDIISKACFGSSYSKGQEIFVKLGDLQEIMSKKTLSMGVPGLRYLPTKTNRKMWALEKEISSLILKIVKERQQAGHEKDLLQILVEGAKGSDLSPQALDQFIVDNCRNIYLAGFETSAVAASWCLMLLASNPEWQTRAREEVLEVCQGQIPDVQMLRKMKLLNMVIQETMRLYPPGPTLAREALKDMQIGNIWVPKGVNLWTMVATLHTDTALWGSDALEFKPQRFENGITGACKNPNSYVPFGFGQRVCIGQHLAMLELKMLFALILSNYSFTLSPKYVHSPTMTIIIEPKHGVYLRVKKL, from the exons ATGGAGAAGCTCTTCATCTCCACTTCTCTGCTTCTGATTCTGCTCGCTCTTTTCACTCGGATCTTCATTTCGCTGGTGATCAAGCCTCGAAGAATCCGCGGAATACTCAAGCGGCAAGGGATCGATGGCCCCCCCGCCAGAATCCTGCTGGGAAACATCCCTGAAATCAGAAAATCTCGAGACGAAGCCGAGAATACTCCGCCGAATCACCCCAACCCTCCGGTGATACACAACGCCGCCGCCGTCTTCCCTTTCTTCGACCAATGGAAAAAGCAGTACG GTCGATTGTTCAGGTTTGCTCTTGGTAATATGCAAGTCATTTACGTGACTGATCCGGATCTAGTTAAGGAAATTACAACATGTACGTCACTGGACTTGGGCCGGCCTGCTTACCAGCAGAGAGAACTTGGGCCTTTACTTGGACAAGGTATCTTGTCGTCCAATGGGCCTATATGGGCCCGCCAGAGGAAAATCATGGCTCCTGAGTTATACATGGACAAAGTCAAG GGAATGATCGACATTATTACCGAATCATCCTTGGGGCTGGTGAGTTCGTGGAACCAGAAGTTTGAGTGCCCAGGAGAAATTGTTGAGTTTAAAGTTGATGAAGATATGAAAAGATTTTCAGGAGACATAATATCCAAAGCCTGTTTCGGCAGTAGTTACTCAAAGGGTCAGGAGATTTTCGTGAAGCTCGGGGATCTACAAGAAATTATGTCCAAAAAGACACTGTCTATGGGCGTTCCTGGTTTAAG ATATTTGCCCACTAAAACCAATAGGAAAATGTGGGCACTAGAGaaagaaataagttcattgaTTTTGAAGATAGTGAAAGAAAGACAACAAGCTGGACATGAGAAGGATTTGTTGCAAATTCTTGTTGAAGGTGCGAAGGGCAGTGATTTGAGCCCACAAGCTTTGGATCAATTCATCGTTGACAATTGCAGAAACATCTACTTAGCCGGATTCGAGACATCTGCGGTGGCTGCGTCATGGTGTCTCATGTTGTTGGCTTCGAACCCTGAATGGCAAACACGAGCCAGAGAAGAGGTTTTAGAAGTTTGCCAAGGTCAAATCCCAGACGTACAAATGCTTCGGAAGATGAAACTA TTAAATATGGTGATTCAAGAAACCATGCGCCTTTACCCTCCCGGTCCTACCTTGGCAAGGGAAGCTTTGAAAGACATGCAAATTGGCAACATTTGGGTACCCAAAGGTGTAAACTTGTGGACCATGGTGGCTACGTTGCACACCGATACTGCATTGTGGGGATCAGATGCTTTAGAGTTTAAACCACAAAGGTTCGAAAACGGGATCACGGGTGCTTGCAAGAACCCTAACTCGTACGTGCCATTTGGATTCGGGCAACGTGTGTGCATCGGGCAGCATCTGGCCATGCTTGAGCTCAAGATGTTGTTTGCTCTTATTTTGTCAAACTATTCTTTCACACTATCTCCCAAGTATGTCCATTCACCTACTATGACGATCATCATTGAGCCTAAACATGGAGTATATCTCAGAGTCAAGAAGTTGTAA